A genome region from Pseudanabaena sp. Chao 1811 includes the following:
- a CDS encoding TROVE domain-containing protein, with protein MSYKFLFQKPKGTPQTQAIAGREAEMIQGRSGGFAFDAGIRRMLRRCLLIGTAQSTYYAGKHELSADFIDTVQKCVAENPDRMASEILYASDGRAVNNSAPILALVLLSMGDSQAAKRNFMEIFPQVVRTGSHFYEWMNYTKSMRGFGKVIRESGKAWLSNPDTKVLAYQLLKYQQRQGFSHRDALRLFHVKPETDDQQALYQWVVKGWDELPSRIPSDALAQIWWYEWLKRHPDKTHEAIAKGKLTHEMAAPIGQMDVRAWQLLFNEMPIGALLRNLGSLTELGILTAKNKDNLKHVANVLNNRDRLKKGRIHPIDVLKALKTYQSGGALGRSQKTWQLIPRIVDILETALEMSFDAIAPTGATFLHAIDVSGSMSYYTVSSIGLTCCEIAATMALATVKAETNYAIRGFATDFRDLGITKKDSFTSAMQKASNQNFGGTDASVAYDWAIKNKFYADVFCFWTDSESWAGRRHPSEALAEYRRKVNANAKAIYVTLAPYKLSLVDPKDPNSWDMGGFDPAMPRAIQMVAMGEV; from the coding sequence ATGTCTTATAAATTTTTATTCCAGAAACCCAAAGGTACACCGCAAACTCAAGCGATCGCAGGTCGTGAAGCTGAAATGATCCAAGGGCGATCGGGTGGCTTTGCCTTTGATGCGGGTATCCGGCGCATGTTGCGTCGTTGCTTGCTGATTGGCACGGCTCAAAGCACCTACTACGCTGGTAAGCACGAACTGTCCGCCGATTTCATTGATACGGTGCAGAAATGTGTCGCCGAAAATCCCGATCGCATGGCAAGCGAAATTCTCTATGCTAGCGATGGTCGGGCGGTAAATAACAGCGCTCCCATTCTGGCTCTAGTCTTGCTATCGATGGGCGACAGCCAAGCGGCGAAGCGGAACTTCATGGAAATCTTTCCGCAAGTTGTCCGCACGGGTAGCCACTTCTATGAATGGATGAACTACACCAAGTCCATGCGTGGCTTCGGTAAAGTCATTCGTGAAAGTGGTAAGGCATGGCTCTCCAATCCCGACACCAAGGTGTTAGCCTATCAATTGCTGAAATACCAACAACGGCAAGGATTCTCGCACCGTGATGCGTTGCGTTTGTTTCACGTCAAGCCTGAAACCGACGATCAACAAGCGCTCTATCAATGGGTGGTCAAGGGTTGGGATGAACTTCCTTCGCGAATTCCATCGGATGCGCTGGCGCAAATCTGGTGGTATGAATGGCTAAAGCGTCACCCTGACAAGACCCATGAAGCGATCGCGAAGGGTAAGCTCACCCATGAAATGGCAGCTCCCATCGGACAGATGGATGTGCGTGCATGGCAGTTGCTCTTTAACGAAATGCCCATCGGTGCATTGTTGCGGAACCTTGGCTCCTTGACCGAACTTGGTATCTTGACTGCGAAAAACAAGGATAACTTGAAGCATGTCGCCAATGTCTTGAACAATCGCGATCGCCTCAAGAAGGGACGCATTCACCCCATTGATGTTTTGAAAGCTCTCAAGACCTATCAGTCTGGTGGTGCGCTCGGACGTAGCCAAAAGACTTGGCAACTAATTCCTCGCATTGTCGATATTCTGGAAACTGCTCTAGAAATGTCCTTCGATGCGATCGCGCCTACGGGTGCGACTTTCCTCCATGCGATCGATGTGTCGGGTTCGATGTCTTACTACACTGTAAGTTCCATTGGCTTGACCTGCTGCGAAATTGCGGCAACGATGGCTTTGGCAACGGTGAAGGCGGAAACCAACTACGCGATCCGTGGATTTGCGACCGACTTCCGCGATTTGGGAATCACTAAAAAGGATTCCTTCACATCGGCAATGCAAAAAGCATCGAACCAAAACTTCGGTGGTACAGATGCATCGGTAGCATACGATTGGGCGATCAAGAATAAGTTCTATGCGGATGTATTCTGCTTCTGGACTGATTCCGAATCTTGGGCAGGTCGTCGTCATCCTAGTGAAGCCTTGGCAGAATATCGTCGCAAGGTGAACGCTAATGCGAAGGCGATCTATGTGACCTTGGCTCCCTACAAGCTTTCGCTAGTCGATCCCAAAGATCCTAATTCTTGGGATATGGGAGGTTTCGATCCCGCAATGCCCCGTGCGATCCAAATGGTAGCAATGGGTGAAGTATAA
- a CDS encoding DUF485 domain-containing protein, whose protein sequence is MKNRAKTLDDVAADRWRISIWLTAIMMVIYFGFILLIAYNKPLLATLVTSGLSLGILLGALTIVAVWVLTYIYVHWANTTYDLHVAELQASLRNSANGNGDGYLPNEQTFTEDTGINGNEHEREGDA, encoded by the coding sequence ATGAAAAATCGGGCAAAAACATTAGATGATGTTGCCGCCGATCGCTGGCGAATTTCTATTTGGCTAACAGCGATCATGATGGTAATTTACTTCGGTTTTATCCTTCTAATTGCTTATAACAAACCACTACTAGCGACACTGGTAACTTCTGGACTCTCCCTAGGGATTTTGTTAGGAGCATTAACAATTGTGGCGGTTTGGGTACTGACTTACATTTATGTCCATTGGGCAAATACAACCTACGATCTCCATGTGGCAGAGTTACAAGCATCGCTACGCAACAGTGCGAATGGCAATGGGGATGGATATCTTCCCAATGAACAAACATTTACGGAAGACACAGGAATTAATGGAAACGAGCATGAAAGAGAAGGTGACGCATGA
- a CDS encoding solute symporter family protein has protein sequence MNVNIEQVNPPAILLALENVQSALLNTNLGQFNPLAIAFFVVFVIFSLGITYWAAGKTKNTSHFYTAGQSISGFQNGLALAGDFMSAASFLGIAGLVALKGFDGLIYSIGFLVGWPLVMFLIAEPLRNLGKYTFADVVAFRFRQTPVRIASAIGTLAVVSFYLIAQMVGAGNLVKLLFGIDYELAVLLVGCVMLAYVIFGGMIATTWVQIIKAVLLLGGTILLSLLVLSKFGFNPLELFAAASTKYGAGVLAPGKQISDPLDAISLGLALMLGTAGLPHILMRFYTVPDAKAARSSVMYATVFIGFFYLLTFILGFGAMVLVGQDLITQIDKGGNMAAPLLAEALGGNAFLGFIAAVSFATILAVVAGLTLSGAATLSHDLWVNVVRDGNSDENEQLKVARIATMALGVVAIILGIIFKGQNVAYMVGLAFAIAASANFPSLLLSMIWRKFTTNGAVASIVVGTVSALVLIYLSPTIQIDILKQTTAFFPLKNPGIVTIPLSFAVGIIVSLLGSDPAADAKFAEVEHRIHTGMGRQEVVPDRLRRREAPP, from the coding sequence ATGAATGTAAACATTGAGCAAGTTAATCCACCTGCAATTTTATTAGCATTGGAGAATGTGCAATCGGCTTTATTGAATACCAATTTGGGACAATTCAATCCCCTCGCGATCGCCTTTTTTGTAGTGTTTGTGATTTTTTCCCTTGGTATTACCTACTGGGCAGCAGGCAAAACTAAAAACACATCCCACTTCTATACCGCAGGTCAAAGTATTAGTGGCTTCCAAAATGGTCTTGCCCTTGCGGGTGACTTCATGAGTGCGGCTAGTTTTCTCGGTATAGCAGGACTAGTTGCCCTCAAGGGTTTTGATGGATTAATTTATTCCATCGGGTTTCTCGTCGGCTGGCCATTGGTGATGTTCTTAATCGCTGAGCCACTGCGTAATTTAGGGAAATACACCTTTGCGGATGTAGTCGCCTTTCGATTTCGGCAAACACCTGTACGCATTGCTTCTGCGATCGGTACATTAGCAGTTGTCTCCTTCTATCTCATTGCTCAAATGGTGGGAGCAGGCAATCTTGTCAAACTTCTGTTTGGAATTGACTATGAACTTGCCGTACTACTGGTTGGGTGTGTCATGCTTGCCTATGTAATTTTTGGTGGCATGATTGCGACTACATGGGTGCAAATCATCAAAGCAGTACTACTTTTAGGCGGTACGATTTTACTATCACTTTTAGTTTTATCCAAATTTGGATTTAATCCCCTCGAACTGTTCGCGGCTGCTTCTACTAAATATGGTGCAGGTGTACTTGCCCCTGGAAAACAAATTTCCGATCCTTTAGATGCTATTTCCTTGGGACTAGCCCTGATGCTTGGTACAGCGGGTTTACCTCATATTCTGATGCGCTTTTACACTGTTCCCGATGCGAAAGCAGCGCGTAGTTCTGTAATGTATGCGACGGTATTCATTGGTTTCTTCTATCTACTCACTTTCATTCTTGGCTTTGGCGCAATGGTATTAGTGGGGCAAGACCTCATCACACAGATTGATAAAGGTGGGAATATGGCGGCTCCATTGTTAGCCGAAGCTTTGGGAGGCAATGCTTTTTTAGGATTCATTGCGGCGGTTTCCTTTGCAACGATTTTGGCAGTTGTAGCAGGGTTGACCCTTTCTGGGGCGGCGACTCTCTCCCATGATCTATGGGTGAATGTTGTTCGTGATGGTAATTCCGATGAAAATGAACAGTTAAAAGTTGCCAGAATTGCGACTATGGCTCTAGGTGTTGTCGCGATTATCTTAGGAATTATCTTTAAAGGTCAGAACGTTGCTTATATGGTGGGGCTTGCCTTTGCGATCGCGGCTAGTGCCAACTTCCCATCGCTATTGCTGTCAATGATCTGGCGCAAATTTACTACCAATGGTGCAGTGGCAAGTATTGTGGTAGGTACAGTATCAGCACTGGTACTCATCTATTTATCACCCACAATCCAAATCGATATTCTCAAGCAAACTACAGCATTCTTCCCACTCAAGAACCCCGGAATTGTGACTATTCCTTTATCCTTTGCAGTAGGAATTATCGTTTCTTTATTAGGTAGTGATCCTGCGGCAGATGCTAAGTTTGCGGAAGTCGAACATCGGATTCATACAGGTATGGGTCGGCAAGAGGTGGTACCTGATAGATTAAGGCGGCGCGAAGCGCCGCCTTAA
- the rpaB gene encoding response regulator transcription factor RpaB, with the protein MENHKEKILVVDDEASIRRILETRLSMIGYEVVTAADGEEAIEVFHKENPDLVVLDVMMPKLDGYGVCQELRKESDIPIIMLTALGDVADRITGLELGADDYVVKPFSPKELEARIRSVLRRFDRNGTSGIPSSGVIHINTIRIDTNKRQVYKSDERIRLTGMEFSLLELLVGRSGEAFSRAEILQEVWGYTPERHVDTRVVDVHISRLRAKLEEDPSNPELILTARGTGYLFQRIIDGSEAKQA; encoded by the coding sequence TTGGAAAACCATAAGGAAAAAATTCTAGTTGTAGACGACGAAGCAAGTATTCGTCGGATTCTGGAGACTCGTCTGTCAATGATCGGTTACGAGGTCGTTACTGCCGCAGATGGCGAAGAGGCGATCGAAGTTTTTCATAAAGAAAACCCTGATTTAGTGGTTCTTGATGTAATGATGCCAAAGCTCGACGGCTACGGGGTATGTCAAGAGCTCCGCAAAGAATCTGATATTCCGATCATTATGTTGACAGCACTGGGCGATGTTGCTGACCGTATCACAGGGCTCGAATTAGGTGCAGATGATTACGTCGTTAAGCCATTTTCTCCTAAGGAGCTAGAAGCTCGGATTCGTTCAGTATTGCGCCGCTTTGATCGCAATGGCACATCAGGTATCCCCAGTTCTGGTGTGATTCATATTAATACGATCAGAATTGATACTAATAAGCGTCAAGTCTATAAGTCCGATGAGCGGATTCGCTTAACGGGTATGGAATTTAGTTTATTGGAGCTTTTAGTCGGGCGATCGGGTGAAGCTTTCTCAAGAGCAGAAATCTTGCAAGAGGTTTGGGGATATACGCCTGAGCGTCATGTGGATACTCGCGTTGTCGATGTTCACATTTCCCGTCTGAGAGCAAAACTCGAAGAAGATCCTAGTAACCCTGAACTCATCCTGACGGCAAGAGGTACAGGGTATCTATTCCAACGTATCATTGATGGTTCGGAAGCAAAACAAGCATAA
- the lspA gene encoding signal peptidase II, whose product MASGKIENSFYWIAAILGLVLDQASKYLVVHYLKGARSFPVIDGVFHLTYATNTGAAFSLFSGQIDWLKWVSMLVSLGLVAFGIFAKNLNRWEQAGYGFILAGAAGNGIDRFVAGYVVDFIDIRIIRFAIFNIADVSINVGLACLAIAVLFATKPSRKAPKL is encoded by the coding sequence ATGGCATCTGGCAAAATCGAGAACTCTTTCTACTGGATTGCGGCAATTTTGGGATTAGTTCTCGATCAAGCCTCTAAATATTTAGTTGTGCATTACCTTAAGGGTGCTCGCTCATTCCCCGTAATTGATGGTGTATTTCATCTGACCTATGCTACCAATACAGGGGCAGCATTTAGCCTGTTTAGTGGTCAAATTGACTGGCTGAAATGGGTGTCAATGCTAGTGAGCTTGGGTTTGGTTGCCTTTGGCATATTTGCGAAAAATTTAAATCGATGGGAACAAGCGGGCTATGGTTTCATTTTGGCAGGAGCCGCAGGTAATGGGATTGATCGCTTTGTGGCGGGATATGTAGTGGACTTTATCGATATCAGGATTATTCGCTTTGCGATTTTCAATATTGCTGATGTTTCGATCAATGTTGGACTTGCCTGTTTAGCTATCGCTGTTTTATTTGCCACAAAACCTTCACGCAAAGCCCCTAAACTTTAA
- a CDS encoding ParA family protein gives MANSPTNPPKIVVVTNGKGGVGKTTTAIALAGILAQEAKVLVVDADVQGSLSWWVGRSDKNMGFDIAKEIDPTHLKKLPKLSSYDLVLVDTPPALHSHALSTVVAIADYLVLPTPPAPMDLTALVETVKSTVRPAQVPHRVLLTRVDPRCLNEALEAQNTLLEVGVPVFHAFVRAYKAHERAALEGKLVTEWKGKNAREAEADYRRVVDELRRDILK, from the coding sequence ATGGCAAATTCCCCAACCAATCCCCCCAAAATCGTGGTTGTTACCAATGGTAAAGGGGGTGTAGGCAAAACTACAACAGCGATCGCCTTAGCAGGAATTTTGGCGCAGGAGGCAAAAGTGCTGGTTGTGGATGCCGATGTACAGGGGAGCTTGTCTTGGTGGGTAGGGCGCAGCGACAAAAATATGGGTTTTGATATTGCTAAAGAAATCGATCCCACCCATTTAAAAAAACTACCGAAACTTAGCAGTTACGATCTAGTATTGGTAGATACCCCACCTGCACTACATTCCCATGCGCTTTCTACGGTTGTGGCGATCGCTGACTATTTAGTTTTGCCGACACCTCCTGCACCAATGGATCTCACCGCTCTCGTTGAAACGGTCAAAAGTACTGTGCGACCTGCCCAAGTCCCCCATCGAGTTTTACTCACCCGTGTTGATCCACGTTGTCTCAATGAAGCCCTCGAAGCGCAAAATACCCTACTGGAGGTCGGAGTACCTGTGTTCCATGCCTTTGTAAGAGCTTACAAAGCCCATGAACGGGCAGCCCTCGAAGGGAAGTTAGTAACTGAATGGAAAGGAAAAAATGCGCGAGAAGCGGAGGCAGACTATCGACGGGTAGTTGATGAGCTACGGCGAGATATTCTGAAGTAA
- a CDS encoding ShlB/FhaC/HecB family hemolysin secretion/activation protein, with translation MKTMTLCNSLQIVLLRLTAVQVGCLCISFGDLSPAIAQNKAPLPIPQDQILIKPQIISPSQSPSLPQTPTQLPSPNELLKPSSPSNQAPPENSNIAEKIVVQRFEVVGSTVFSKEDFNQVLEPYTKRPITFAELLQARSAISDFYINKGYITSGAFIPPQNLNEGVVKIQVVEGGLQEIRVSGNERLSPDYIRSRLNIATGKPLNRDRLVEALQVLQLNPLIASLSAELAAGDRPGQNILDIKFTEAKSSNLQLNLDNNRAPSVGTFRRRLQFSENNLTGLGDSITVGYSNTDGSNAYDLSYNIPINPYNGAITLSFSNSNSNVIEQPFNSLDIYSNSTAYDLTYRQPIVQTPSQEFSIGLTTSYRESLASILKIPFPLSAGADNNGVTKLTALRFFQEYTQRSGQSVFAMRSQFSLGIGVLGATINEQAPDSRFLSWRGQAQYVSLLAPETLLLLRGDLQLADRALLPLEQIGFGGQDSLRGYRQDFLFGDNGTNLSVEFRVPVLRVPEIEGLLQLTPFIDAGLVWASSGEANPNPNALIGSGLGLRWTMGNRLTGRLDYGFPIVSVQNSRKTLQESGLYFSLIYNLF, from the coding sequence ATGAAAACCATGACATTGTGTAATAGTCTACAAATTGTCTTGCTCCGTCTAACTGCTGTGCAAGTTGGCTGTCTGTGCATTAGTTTTGGCGATTTATCTCCTGCGATCGCTCAAAATAAAGCACCATTACCCATACCCCAAGATCAAATCCTGATCAAGCCACAAATTATTTCACCATCACAGTCACCATCTCTACCCCAAACACCAACGCAACTTCCATCTCCTAATGAATTACTAAAGCCCTCTAGTCCATCTAATCAGGCTCCTCCAGAAAACTCAAATATAGCCGAAAAAATCGTAGTTCAACGTTTTGAGGTTGTTGGGAGTACAGTTTTTAGTAAGGAAGATTTCAATCAGGTTCTAGAACCCTATACCAAGCGTCCAATTACTTTTGCGGAACTCCTCCAAGCACGTTCTGCAATTTCCGATTTTTATATTAATAAAGGTTACATCACCTCAGGGGCTTTTATTCCTCCTCAGAACCTCAATGAAGGTGTGGTCAAAATCCAAGTTGTTGAAGGTGGTCTTCAAGAAATCAGAGTGTCAGGGAACGAGAGACTTAGCCCAGACTATATCCGATCGCGTTTAAATATTGCGACAGGAAAACCACTTAATCGAGATCGCTTAGTTGAAGCATTACAGGTATTGCAGCTTAACCCTCTGATTGCTAGTTTATCGGCGGAGTTAGCCGCAGGCGATCGCCCCGGACAAAATATCTTAGATATCAAATTTACGGAAGCAAAATCATCAAACCTCCAATTAAATCTAGATAATAACCGTGCGCCCAGTGTGGGAACCTTTCGCCGCAGATTGCAATTTAGCGAAAATAACCTAACAGGACTTGGTGATAGCATCACAGTGGGATATAGCAATACGGATGGTTCTAATGCTTACGATCTCAGCTATAACATCCCAATTAATCCCTATAATGGCGCAATTACTCTATCCTTTAGCAATAGTAATAGTAACGTTATTGAACAGCCCTTTAATAGCCTTGATATCTATTCCAATTCCACTGCCTATGATTTGACCTATCGTCAACCAATCGTGCAAACCCCTAGTCAAGAATTTAGCATTGGTCTAACCACATCCTATCGCGAAAGCTTAGCCAGTATTTTAAAAATTCCTTTTCCACTTTCCGCAGGTGCAGATAACAATGGCGTAACGAAACTAACAGCTTTGCGTTTCTTTCAGGAATATACGCAGCGTAGTGGACAATCAGTTTTTGCAATGCGATCGCAGTTCAGTTTAGGTATTGGCGTGTTAGGTGCAACTATCAATGAGCAAGCTCCTGATAGCAGGTTCCTGTCATGGCGTGGACAAGCTCAGTATGTCAGTTTACTTGCTCCAGAAACCCTATTACTTTTACGTGGTGATCTACAATTAGCTGATCGTGCATTGCTACCTTTAGAACAAATTGGCTTTGGTGGGCAAGATAGTTTACGGGGTTATCGCCAAGATTTTCTATTTGGAGATAATGGTACCAATCTCTCTGTAGAGTTCAGAGTGCCTGTATTGCGTGTACCCGAAATCGAAGGCTTACTACAACTGACTCCATTTATCGATGCGGGGCTTGTTTGGGCTAGTTCAGGTGAAGCAAATCCTAATCCTAATGCTCTAATTGGTTCTGGATTAGGTTTGCGCTGGACAATGGGCAATCGCTTAACAGGTAGATTAGATTATGGGTTTCCCATTGTATCTGTGCAAAATAGTCGTAAGACTCTCCAAGAGAGCGGCTTATATTTCTCTCTAATTTATAATCTTTTCTAG
- a CDS encoding CHAT domain-containing protein: MIAQSINPSQESISINSINLKISGHSREHPSDLFNQGQSFYNTGKFDESVQAWQQASEFYQQQDDAISLSTTLSNLSLAYQALGQWQLAETSVNRSLQIAKSISPPTDASQQEIARALDTKGRLALLVGNPENALDLWKQAAILHNQLGDFSNQIRNTLNQEQALKSQGFYRRSLQTLEDLLPKLQTQPDSLLKAITLSHYGEMLSLTGDISLARQKLEESFQILQSLPDSTNLEINEQKSIVLLNLGNLERVDDNLAVAVDLYNQSVEVGQQPITKLQGKLNLLSLAIESEKLDSVLEILPQISPKIANLSVSDAGIRARINYAESILKLSQLLPKAEYLALQTDAAKVLAESVKQSQSIKSQPLLAYSLGSLGSVYEQAQQVNEAIELTKQAIAISQSINAPDIAYRWQWQLGRLLKAKGDRKSAIASYTEAIQNLRQLRSDLAFINSDVQFSFRERVEPVYRQLVSLLLQPDSTNQESDEDKQKNLLKAQAGIESLQLAELVNFFRSDCLNAVQVDINQLDRTAAVIYPILLEDRLEVIISLPKQPLRHYSSKILPQEIDNIVAELRSDLRDTSSQDYLEYSRKLYNLLIRPTESELEQSQVKTIVFVLDGSLRNIPMSVLNDGKQFLVEKYSLALTPGLQLIDPKPIARQKIAALTGGLTEASQGFSALPSVNKELQEVQNQIPSSKLLLNANFTKNNLEKALEGTSTPIIHLATHGNFSSQAENTFLLTYDGKLNIESLTKLLLAKNQLDSEPVELLILSACQTAVGDKRAALGMAGMAVRAGARSTIASLWSVDDEATSQFMIALYKSLSTTQVTKSESLRTAQLNLLNSQKYSHPYFWAPFVLLGNWL; encoded by the coding sequence TTGATCGCTCAATCCATTAATCCATCTCAAGAATCTATTTCTATTAATTCTATTAATCTGAAGATCTCTGGTCATTCTAGGGAACATCCTTCAGATTTATTTAATCAAGGTCAATCTTTTTATAATACTGGCAAATTTGATGAATCTGTACAAGCTTGGCAACAAGCTTCCGAATTCTACCAACAGCAAGATGATGCAATATCTTTATCTACGACTTTGAGCAATTTATCGTTAGCATATCAGGCTTTAGGGCAGTGGCAGCTAGCGGAAACAAGTGTTAATCGTAGCTTGCAAATCGCTAAATCAATATCACCACCAACAGATGCTAGTCAACAAGAAATTGCAAGAGCTTTGGATACGAAAGGTCGTCTTGCACTCTTAGTTGGAAATCCAGAAAATGCCCTTGATTTGTGGAAACAAGCGGCAATTTTGCATAATCAACTTGGTGATTTTTCCAATCAAATCCGTAATACTCTAAATCAAGAGCAGGCTTTAAAAAGTCAAGGGTTTTATCGGCGATCGCTACAAACACTGGAAGATCTCTTACCTAAATTACAAACTCAGCCAGATTCTTTGCTGAAGGCGATCACTCTTAGTCATTATGGTGAGATGCTATCTCTAACTGGTGATATTAGTCTTGCGAGACAGAAGCTAGAAGAGAGTTTTCAGATCCTCCAAAGTCTTCCTGATAGTACAAACCTTGAAATTAATGAACAGAAAAGTATCGTTTTACTCAATCTTGGTAATTTAGAAAGGGTTGATGATAATCTAGCTGTAGCGGTGGATCTCTATAATCAATCGGTAGAAGTTGGGCAGCAGCCTATTACTAAATTACAAGGTAAGCTTAACCTGCTCAGTTTAGCGATTGAATCGGAAAAATTAGATTCTGTCTTAGAAATACTTCCTCAAATTTCACCTAAGATTGCAAATTTATCGGTTAGTGATGCTGGAATTCGAGCGCGTATTAATTATGCAGAAAGTATTCTTAAATTGTCGCAACTATTGCCTAAAGCTGAATATTTGGCTCTACAGACAGATGCCGCAAAAGTTTTGGCAGAGTCAGTTAAGCAATCGCAATCTATTAAATCTCAGCCTCTACTTGCTTATTCACTAGGTAGTTTGGGTAGTGTTTATGAGCAAGCTCAACAAGTAAACGAAGCAATTGAACTCACCAAGCAAGCGATCGCGATCTCTCAAAGCATTAATGCCCCTGATATTGCCTATCGCTGGCAATGGCAACTGGGGCGGTTGTTAAAAGCTAAGGGAGATCGTAAATCGGCGATCGCATCCTACACTGAAGCTATCCAAAATTTAAGACAACTCCGTAGTGATTTAGCATTTATCAACTCCGATGTACAGTTTTCTTTTCGAGAGAGAGTTGAGCCAGTTTATCGACAACTTGTCAGTCTATTATTGCAACCCGATAGCACAAATCAGGAGAGTGATGAGGATAAACAAAAAAATCTCCTAAAAGCACAGGCTGGCATTGAATCCTTACAACTAGCCGAATTGGTTAACTTTTTCCGTTCTGATTGTCTGAATGCGGTTCAGGTTGATATTAATCAACTAGATCGCACTGCTGCTGTTATTTATCCAATTTTACTGGAAGATAGGCTAGAGGTAATTATTAGCCTGCCAAAACAACCACTTCGTCATTATTCCTCTAAGATCCTACCCCAAGAGATTGATAATATTGTTGCCGAGCTAAGAAGTGATTTGCGAGATACTTCATCACAGGATTATCTCGAATATTCCCGAAAGCTTTACAACTTATTGATTCGTCCTACGGAAAGCGAGTTGGAGCAATCTCAAGTTAAAACAATTGTATTTGTTTTAGATGGCTCTCTAAGGAATATTCCCATGTCTGTTCTCAATGATGGCAAACAATTTCTGGTAGAAAAATACAGTCTTGCCCTCACCCCAGGTTTACAACTAATCGATCCCAAACCAATCGCTAGACAAAAAATAGCGGCACTTACAGGTGGACTTACGGAAGCTAGTCAGGGGTTTTCCGCTCTTCCTAGCGTCAATAAGGAACTTCAGGAAGTCCAAAATCAAATTCCATCTAGTAAATTATTACTGAATGCGAACTTCACCAAGAACAACTTAGAAAAGGCGCTTGAGGGTACTTCTACTCCCATTATTCATTTGGCAACTCACGGCAACTTTAGTTCTCAAGCAGAAAATACTTTTCTCCTTACCTATGACGGTAAGCTCAATATTGAGAGTCTTACCAAATTATTATTAGCTAAAAATCAATTAGATTCAGAACCAGTAGAACTTTTAATTCTCAGTGCCTGTCAAACTGCTGTTGGGGATAAAAGAGCGGCGCTTGGTATGGCGGGTATGGCGGTGAGAGCTGGAGCAAGAAGTACGATCGCTTCTCTATGGTCAGTGGATGATGAGGCAACTTCACAGTTTATGATTGCCCTTTATAAAAGTTTATCTACTACCCAAGTTACAAAATCTGAGTCTCTAAGAACAGCTCAGCTAAATTTACTGAATAGTCAAAAATATTCTCATCCCTATTTTTGGGCTCCCTTTGTATTGCTTGGTAACTGGTTATAA